The following coding sequences are from one Bacteroidota bacterium window:
- a CDS encoding VWA domain-containing protein, translating into MKTFNLKFIISFSVLIFISVQMSAQSPKTRILFLLDGSGSMWGQWEKEQKINVAKRLLTNLVDSLSNIADVELALRAYGHRSPKAKQDCKDTKLEVAFGPDNRDQIVEKLTAIRPKGTTPISYSLSAAANDFPAGGNIRNIIILITDGIEECSGDPCAVSLALQRRGIILKPFIIGLGISDDLLAQLDCVGNFFNAKDEQSFSKILNVVISNALNNTTSQVNLLDIYGKATETEVNMTFYETNTGIIRYNFYHTMNDAGVPDTLFIDPFANYDIAVHTLPPVLKENVALIHGKHNIIPVSTPQGLLELKVKGITAYNNLQAIVYQEGKQEIIHVQDFNFIQKYLVGKYDLEILTLPRISLKKVEIKQSHTTTIEVPQPGKAVVFAQTYMIGSIYQEIDGKLVWVTNLDESMLKQVLVIQPGTYILSYRRKNARNTYYTNDKQFTISSGGSLSINLK; encoded by the coding sequence ATGAAAACATTCAATTTAAAATTCATTATTTCTTTCTCTGTATTGATTTTCATTTCAGTACAAATGAGTGCACAAAGCCCAAAGACAAGGATTTTATTTCTACTTGACGGTTCTGGTAGTATGTGGGGGCAATGGGAAAAAGAACAAAAAATTAATGTTGCAAAAAGATTATTGACCAATTTGGTGGATAGTTTATCAAATATTGCTGATGTTGAACTTGCTCTGCGAGCTTATGGTCATCGCAGTCCAAAAGCGAAACAAGATTGTAAGGATACAAAATTGGAAGTTGCATTTGGGCCAGATAATAGAGACCAAATAGTCGAAAAACTAACTGCTATTCGACCGAAAGGAACCACACCTATCTCCTACTCCTTATCGGCTGCTGCAAATGACTTTCCAGCTGGAGGGAATATTCGTAATATCATTATTTTAATAACTGATGGAATTGAAGAATGCAGCGGAGATCCTTGTGCTGTATCTTTGGCATTGCAACGCAGAGGCATTATTCTAAAACCATTTATTATTGGATTGGGGATTTCAGATGATCTGTTAGCTCAATTAGATTGTGTTGGAAACTTTTTCAATGCAAAGGATGAACAATCATTCAGTAAAATACTCAATGTTGTAATTTCAAATGCATTGAACAACACTACATCTCAAGTGAATCTTCTTGACATTTATGGTAAGGCCACTGAAACCGAGGTCAACATGACTTTTTATGAAACAAATACTGGCATTATACGCTATAATTTTTATCACACAATGAACGATGCTGGCGTTCCTGACACTTTATTTATTGATCCTTTTGCAAATTACGACATAGCTGTTCATACTTTACCACCAGTATTAAAAGAAAACGTTGCCTTAATTCATGGCAAGCATAATATCATTCCTGTATCAACTCCACAAGGATTATTGGAACTAAAAGTGAAAGGCATTACGGCTTATAATAATTTGCAAGCCATTGTTTATCAAGAAGGAAAACAGGAAATAATTCATGTTCAAGATTTCAATTTTATTCAAAAATATTTGGTAGGAAAATATGATCTTGAGATTCTTACATTACCTAGAATTTCACTTAAGAAAGTTGAGATAAAACAAAGTCATACAACAACCATAGAAGTCCCTCAACCAGGGAAGGCTGTTGTTTTTGCACAAACATATATGATTGGCAGTATTTATCAGGAAATTGATGGCAAACTTGTTTGGGTAACAAATTTGGATGAAAGTATGTTGAAGCAAGTTCTCGTCATTCAACCCGGAACATATATCTTGTCGTATCGAAGAAAAAATGCCAGAAACACCTATTATACCAATGACAAACAATTCACCATATCTTCAGGAGGTTCTCTTAGCATAAATTTAAAATAA
- a CDS encoding transketolase family protein encodes MKEFKIINNKSTRDGFGDGLHEASLQNDRIVALAADLTGSVKMDKFQKEFPNRFFQAGIAEANMIGVAAGMTIGNKIPYTGTFANFSTGRVYDQIRQSVAYSNKNVKICASHAGLTVGEDGATHQILEDIGLMKMLPNMTVINPCDYNQTKAATIAISNYEGPVYLRFGRPNVPNFIPVDQVFEIGKGILLNEGNDVSIIATGHLVWKAIEAATILSQKGINAEIINIHTIKPLDNEMILQSVRKTNCVVTAEEHQRNGGLGDSVAQLLSINHPTPIEMVAVNDRFGQSGTPDQLLAKYNLDVPDIVEAALKVIDRKK; translated from the coding sequence ATGAAAGAATTCAAAATAATAAATAATAAATCAACACGAGACGGTTTTGGAGATGGATTACACGAAGCATCCTTGCAAAATGATCGTATTGTTGCTTTGGCAGCGGATCTTACAGGATCCGTTAAAATGGATAAATTTCAAAAAGAATTTCCAAATCGCTTTTTTCAGGCAGGTATTGCCGAAGCAAATATGATTGGAGTAGCTGCTGGAATGACCATAGGGAATAAAATCCCTTATACAGGAACATTTGCTAATTTCTCAACCGGCAGGGTTTATGACCAAATCAGACAGTCGGTAGCATATTCAAATAAAAATGTAAAGATTTGTGCTTCACATGCTGGCTTAACGGTTGGTGAAGATGGTGCTACACATCAAATTTTGGAAGACATTGGATTAATGAAAATGCTTCCAAACATGACTGTTATTAACCCTTGTGACTATAATCAAACAAAAGCTGCTACCATAGCTATTTCAAATTATGAAGGGCCGGTGTATTTGCGATTTGGAAGACCTAATGTGCCAAATTTTATTCCTGTGGATCAGGTGTTTGAAATCGGAAAAGGAATACTTTTAAATGAAGGGAATGATGTAAGTATTATTGCGACCGGACATTTAGTTTGGAAGGCAATTGAAGCTGCCACGATACTTTCACAAAAAGGTATTAATGCTGAAATCATCAACATCCATACAATTAAACCTCTTGATAATGAAATGATACTCCAGTCAGTTAGGAAAACAAATTGTGTGGTGACTGCTGAGGAACACCAACGAAATGGTGGATTGGGTGATTCAGTGGCTCAACTTCTTTCAATAAATCACCCTACTCCAATAGAAATGGTTGCCGTTAATGATCGATTTGGACAAAGTGGAACACCAGATCAATTACTTGCCAAATACAATCTAGATGTTCCCGATATAGTTGAAGCAGCGTTGAAAGTAATTGACAGGAAGAAA